One Oryza glaberrima chromosome 11, OglaRS2, whole genome shotgun sequence genomic region harbors:
- the LOC127754845 gene encoding regulatory-associated protein of TOR 2-like isoform X1, producing MALGDLMASRLVHSSSSSSAAPSAALPNHHTNHLVDDHLPVENGPDPRRDVPDEEPPPPPPPQVALLPQVVVLCEQRHEGFDEAAAAAAGPSTSGPVSKWRPKDRMKTGCVALVLCLNISVDPPDVIKISPCARKECWIDPFSMAPPKALETIGKTLHSQYERWQPKARYKLQLDPTLEEVKKLCNTCRKFARTERVLFHYNGHGVPKPTANGEIWVFNKSYTQYIPLPITDLDSWLKTPSIYVFDCSAAGMIVKAFLERLDWSSSSSASSSKDCILLAACEAHQTLPQSAEFPADVFTACLTTPIKMALHWFCNRSLLRDSMEHNLIDQIPGRQNDRKTLLGELNWIFTAITDTIAWNVLPHDLFQRLFRQDLLVASLFRNFLLAERIMRSANCSPISYPLLPPTHQHHMWDAWDMAAEICLSKLPQLIADPNAEFQPSPFFTEQLTAFEVWLDHGSEDKKPPEQLPIVLQVLLSQSHRFRALVLLGRFLDMGPWAVDLALSVGIFPYVLKLLQTSAMELRQILVFIWTKILSLDKSCQVDLVKDGGHAYFIRFLDSLDAYPEQRAMAAFVLAVIVDGHRIGQEACANAGLIDVCLRHLQPENPNDAQTEPLLLQWLCLCLGKLWEDFPEAQLLGLQSNAPEIVICLLSEPQPEVRASAVFALGNLVDIGSPSLNGADDDSDDDEKVRAEINVVRSLLQISSDGSPLVRSEVAVALTRFAMGHNKHIKSVAAEYWKPQTNSLLKSLPSLANINSSNVYSPSSLIQGSSGLASHIGPVLRVGSDNSATARDGRISTSSPIATNSIMHGSPQSDDSSQHSDSGILLRENASNGGLNYSRSRPIDNGIYSQFIATMCNVAKDPYPRIASIGKRALSLIGVEQVSMRNSRLSNGGAHPGETSVPPSSNFGMARSSSWFDMNSGNFSMAFRTPPVSPPQHDYLTGLRRVCSMEFRPHVLNSPDGLADPLLSSSAAPSNMGLDILPQSLIYRWSCGHFSRPLLTGSDDNEEANARREERERIAMDCIAKCQRSSACKMTSQIASWDTRFELGTKASLLLPFSPIVVAADENEQIRVWNYDDALPVNTFENHKLSDRGLSKLLLINELDDSLLLVGSSDGNVRIWRNYTQKGGQKLVTAFSSVQGYRSAGRSIVFDWQQQSGYLYASGDMSSILVWDLDKEQLVNTIQSTADSGISALSASQVRCGQFAAGFLDASVRIFDVRTPDRLVYTARPHAPRSEKVVGIGFQPGFDPYKIVSASQAGDIQFLDVRRASEPYLTIEAHRGSLMALAVHRHAPVIASGSAKQMIKVFSLEGEQLTIIRYQPSFMGQRIGSVNCLSFHRYKSLLAAGAGDNALVSIYAEDNYQVR from the exons ATGAAAACTGGCTGTGTGGCACTTGTGTTGTGTTTAAACATTAGTGTTGATCCGCCGGATGTGATCAAAATCTCCCCTTGTGCAAGAAAGGAGTGCTGGATAG atCCATTTTCTATGGCACCTCCAAAAGCCCTTGAAACTATTGGGAAAACATTACACTCACAATATGAGCGCTGGCAGCCAAAG GCTCGTTACAAGCTTCAGCTGGATCCGACATTAGAGGAAGTTAAGAAGCTATGTAATACTTGCCGTAAATTTGCTAGAACAGAGAGAGTCCTTTTTCATTACAATGGTCATGGTGTACCAAAGCCTACAGCTAATGGGGAGATTTGGGTATTTAACAAG AGTTACACACAATATATTCCGCTTCCCATTACTGATCTTGATTCATGGCTGAAAACAccttctatatatgtttttgacTGCTCAGCAGCTGGAATGATTGTGAAAGCTTTTCTGGAG CGCCTAGACTGGAGTTCTAGCTCGTCTGCATCTTCATCGAAGGACTGCATTCTCCTTGCGGCCTGTGAGGCACATCAAACTCTCCCACAGAGCGCAGAATTTCCTGCTGATGTGTTCACAGCTTGCCTCACCACACCCATCAAAATGGCACTGCACTG GTTTTGTAACCGATCATTACTCCGTGATTCCATGGAACACAATCTTATTGACCAAATTCCTGGAAGGCAAAATGACCGCAAAACTCTTCTAGGGGAGTTGAACTGGATTTTCACTGCTATCACAGACACTATTGCATGGAATGTTCTTCCTCATG ATCTATTCCAAAGACTTTTCAGGCAGGATCTTTTGGTTGCTAGTCTCTTTCGCAACTTCTTACTTGCTGAGAGAATCATGCGGTCCGCAAATTGTTCCCCAATTTCATACCCTTTGTTACCACCAACTCATCAGCACCATATGTG GGATGCATGGGACATGGCTGCAGAGATCTGCCTTTCTAAGCTTCCTCAATTAATTGCTGATCCTAATGCAGAGTTTCAG CCGAGTCCATTTTTCACGGAGCAATTGACAGCATTTGAAGTTTGGCTTGATCATGGCTCTGAAGACAAGAAACCCCCAGAACAGCTACCTATTGTTCTTCAG GTTTTGCTTAGTCAGTCACACAGATTTAGAGCACTTGTTCTGCTTGGAAGATTTCTTGACATGGGACCTTGGGCAGTTGATTTG GCTTTGTCCGTTGGCATCTTCCCTTATGTACTTAAACTGCTTCAAACAAGTGCAATGGAGTTGCGCCAAATTCTTGTGTTCATATGGACAAAAATTCTCTCTCTTGATAAG TCATGCCAGGTTGACTTAGTGAAAGATGGAGGGCATGCATACTTTATCAGGTTTCTTGACAGTTTGGATGCTTACCCAGAGCAGCGTGCAATGGCTGCTTTCGTTTTAGCCGTTATTGTGGATGGGCATAGGATTGGTCAAGAGGCTTGTGCTAATGCAGGGCTTATAGATGTCTGCCTGAGACATCTGCAACCTGAAAATCCAAATGATGCTCAGACAGAGCCTTTGCTCTTGCAATGGCTTTGTTTATGCCTTGGCAAACTTTGGGAAGATTTCCCTGAGGCTCAGTTACTTGGTCTGCAATCAAACGCACCGGAAATTGTTATATGCTTATTGTCAGAGCCTCAACCTGAA GTCAGAGCTTCTGCTGTTTTTGCACTTGGAAATCTTGTggatattggatctccatcacTGAATGGAGCTGACGacgattctgatgatgatgaaaagGTGAGAGCTGAAATAAATGTTGTCCGAAGCCTTCTGCAGATCTCTTCAGATGGTAGCCCTCTTGTTAGATCTGAGGTTGCCGTAG CGCTTACCCGCTTTGCAATGGGGCACAATAAACATATCAAATCTGTTGCCGCCGAGTACTGGAAACCTCAAACCAATTCACTGCTCAAGTCATTACCATCGTTGGCTAATATTAATTCGAGCAATGTTTACAGTCCCAGCAGCTTAATACAAGGTAGCAGTGGCCTTGCCTCACATATTGGTCCCGTTTTAAGGGTTGGCAGTGATAACAGTGCCACTGCTCGTGATGGAAGAATCTCTACGAGCAGCCCGATTGCAACAAATAGCATCATGCATGGTTCTCCACAGTCAGATGATTCTTCCCAACACTCTGATTCAGGCATATTACTGAGAGAGAATGCAAGTAATGGTGGTCTCAACTACTCAAGATCGAGGCCTATTGATAATGGGATCTATTCCCAATTTATAGCAACTATGTGCAATGTTGCTAAAGATCCTTACCCAAGAATTGCAAGTATTGGGAAAAGGGCATTGTCCCTCATAGGTGTTGAGCAAGTAAGCATGAGAAACAGTAGACTTAGCAATGGAGGTGCACACCCAGGAGAGACATCTGTGCCCCCTTCATCAAACTTTGGAATGGCACGCTCCTCTTCCTGGTTTGATATGAACTCTG GAAATTTCTCGATGGCCTTTAGGACTCCTCCTGTTAGTCCCCCTCAGCATGACTACCTCACAGGATTGCGCCGAGTGTGCTCGATGGAGTTCAGACCACATGTTTTGAACTCACCTGATGGCTTAGCTGATCCGCTTTTAAGCTCCAGTGCAGCCCCCAGCAACATGGGGCTCGATATACTTCCCCAATCATTAATTTACAGATGGAGTTGTGGTCACTTTTCTAGGCCACTTCTAACTGGTTCTGATGATAACGAGGAAGCAAATGCTAGAAGAGAAGAGCGAGAACGAATTGCAATGGATTGCATTGCTAAATGCCAACGATCTT CAGCTTGCAAGATGACCAGCCAAATTGCTAGCTGGGATACGAGGTTTGAGTTGGGTACAAAAGCATCATTGTTGTTGCCATTTTCTCCTATTGTTGTTGCTGCGGATGAAAATGAGCAAATACG AGTATGGAACTATGACGATGCGCTGCCAGTGAATACTTTTGAAAACCACAAGTTATCTGACAGAGGCCTATCTAAACTTTTGCTGATCAATGAGCTTGATGATAGCTTGTTGTTAGTTGGCTCAA GTGATGGAAATGTCCGCATATGGAGAAACTATACTCAAAAGGGAGGACAAAAACTTGTAACTGCTTTCTCATCAGTTCAAGGCTATCGAAGTGCTGGTCGCAGTATTGTATTTGATTGGCAGCAACAGTCGGGTTATCTG TATGCATCTGGTGACATGTCCTCTATCCTTGTATGGGATCTTGACAAGGAACAACTTGTCAACACCATCCAGTCAACTGCTGATAGCGGGATTTCAGCTCTT TCTGCATCTCAGGTTCGATGTGGCCAATTCGCTGCTGGTTTTCTTGATGCATCTGTCAGGATATTTGACGTGCGTACACCTGATAG GCTAGTATATACAGCAAGACCACATGCCCCAAGATCAGAAAAGGTTGTTGGTATAGGATTTCAGCCTGGGTTTGATCCCTACAAG ATTGTAAGTGCATCTCAAGCTGGAGACATTCAGTTCCTTGATGTTAGAAGGGCATCTGAACCCTACCTCACTATTGAAGCACATAGGGGTTCATTAATGGCATTAGCTGTTCATCGGCATGCCCCAGTTATTGCAAGCGGCTCAGCCAAGCAGATGATCAAAGTGTTTAGTCTTGAAGGAGAACAGTTGACAATAATTCGCTACCAGCCATCTTTTATGGGTCAACGAATAGGCAGCGTAAACTGCCTTTCTTTCCACCGATACAAATCACTCCTTGCCGCTGGTGCTGGTGATAATGCTCTTGTTTCTATCTACGCGGAGGACAATTACCAAGTACGATGA
- the LOC127754845 gene encoding regulatory-associated protein of TOR 2-like isoform X2: MALGDLMASRLVHSSSSSSAAPSAALPNHHTNHLVDDHLPVENGPDPRRDVPDEEPPPPPPPQVALLPQVVVLCEQRHEGFDEAAAAAAGPSTSGPVSKWRPKDRMKTGCVALVLCLNISVDPPDVIKISPCARKECWIDPFSMAPPKALETIGKTLHSQYERWQPKARYKLQLDPTLEEVKKLCNTCRKFARTERVLFHYNGHGVPKPTANGEIWVFNKSYTQYIPLPITDLDSWLKTPSIYVFDCSAAGMIVKAFLERLDWSSSSSASSSKDCILLAACEAHQTLPQSAEFPADVFTACLTTPIKMALHWFCNRSLLRDSMEHNLIDQIPGRQNDRKTLLGELNWIFTAITDTIAWNVLPHDLFQRLFRQDLLVASLFRNFLLAERIMRSANCSPISYPLLPPTHQHHMWDAWDMAAEICLSKLPQLIADPNAEFQPSPFFTEQLTAFEVWLDHGSEDKKPPEQLPIVLQVLLSQSHRFRALVLLGRFLDMGPWAVDLALSVGIFPYVLKLLQTSAMELRQILVFIWTKILSLDKSCQVDLVKDGGHAYFIRFLDSLDAYPEQRAMAAFVLAVIVDGHRIGQEACANAGLIDVCLRHLQPENPNDAQTEPLLLQWLCLCLGKLWEDFPEAQLLGLQSNAPEIVICLLSEPQPEVRASAVFALGNLVDIGSPSLNGADDDSDDDEKVRAEINVVRSLLQISSDGSPLVRSEVAVALTRFAMGHNKHIKSVAAEYWKPQTNSLLKSLPSLANINSSNVYSPSSLIQGSSGLASHIGPVLRVGSDNSATARDGRISTSSPIATNSIMHGSPQSDDSSQHSDSGILLRENASNGGLNYSRSRPIDNGIYSQFIATMCNVAKDPYPRIASIGKRALSLIGVEQVSMRNSRLSNGGAHPGETSVPPSSNFGMARSSSWFDMNSGNFSMAFRTPPVSPPQHDYLTGLRRVCSMEFRPHVLNSPDGLADPLLSSSAAPSNMGLDILPQSLIYRWSCGHFSRPLLTGSDDNEEANARREERERIAMDCIAKCQRSSCKMTSQIASWDTRFELGTKASLLLPFSPIVVAADENEQIRVWNYDDALPVNTFENHKLSDRGLSKLLLINELDDSLLLVGSSDGNVRIWRNYTQKGGQKLVTAFSSVQGYRSAGRSIVFDWQQQSGYLYASGDMSSILVWDLDKEQLVNTIQSTADSGISALSASQVRCGQFAAGFLDASVRIFDVRTPDRLVYTARPHAPRSEKVVGIGFQPGFDPYKIVSASQAGDIQFLDVRRASEPYLTIEAHRGSLMALAVHRHAPVIASGSAKQMIKVFSLEGEQLTIIRYQPSFMGQRIGSVNCLSFHRYKSLLAAGAGDNALVSIYAEDNYQVR, translated from the exons ATGAAAACTGGCTGTGTGGCACTTGTGTTGTGTTTAAACATTAGTGTTGATCCGCCGGATGTGATCAAAATCTCCCCTTGTGCAAGAAAGGAGTGCTGGATAG atCCATTTTCTATGGCACCTCCAAAAGCCCTTGAAACTATTGGGAAAACATTACACTCACAATATGAGCGCTGGCAGCCAAAG GCTCGTTACAAGCTTCAGCTGGATCCGACATTAGAGGAAGTTAAGAAGCTATGTAATACTTGCCGTAAATTTGCTAGAACAGAGAGAGTCCTTTTTCATTACAATGGTCATGGTGTACCAAAGCCTACAGCTAATGGGGAGATTTGGGTATTTAACAAG AGTTACACACAATATATTCCGCTTCCCATTACTGATCTTGATTCATGGCTGAAAACAccttctatatatgtttttgacTGCTCAGCAGCTGGAATGATTGTGAAAGCTTTTCTGGAG CGCCTAGACTGGAGTTCTAGCTCGTCTGCATCTTCATCGAAGGACTGCATTCTCCTTGCGGCCTGTGAGGCACATCAAACTCTCCCACAGAGCGCAGAATTTCCTGCTGATGTGTTCACAGCTTGCCTCACCACACCCATCAAAATGGCACTGCACTG GTTTTGTAACCGATCATTACTCCGTGATTCCATGGAACACAATCTTATTGACCAAATTCCTGGAAGGCAAAATGACCGCAAAACTCTTCTAGGGGAGTTGAACTGGATTTTCACTGCTATCACAGACACTATTGCATGGAATGTTCTTCCTCATG ATCTATTCCAAAGACTTTTCAGGCAGGATCTTTTGGTTGCTAGTCTCTTTCGCAACTTCTTACTTGCTGAGAGAATCATGCGGTCCGCAAATTGTTCCCCAATTTCATACCCTTTGTTACCACCAACTCATCAGCACCATATGTG GGATGCATGGGACATGGCTGCAGAGATCTGCCTTTCTAAGCTTCCTCAATTAATTGCTGATCCTAATGCAGAGTTTCAG CCGAGTCCATTTTTCACGGAGCAATTGACAGCATTTGAAGTTTGGCTTGATCATGGCTCTGAAGACAAGAAACCCCCAGAACAGCTACCTATTGTTCTTCAG GTTTTGCTTAGTCAGTCACACAGATTTAGAGCACTTGTTCTGCTTGGAAGATTTCTTGACATGGGACCTTGGGCAGTTGATTTG GCTTTGTCCGTTGGCATCTTCCCTTATGTACTTAAACTGCTTCAAACAAGTGCAATGGAGTTGCGCCAAATTCTTGTGTTCATATGGACAAAAATTCTCTCTCTTGATAAG TCATGCCAGGTTGACTTAGTGAAAGATGGAGGGCATGCATACTTTATCAGGTTTCTTGACAGTTTGGATGCTTACCCAGAGCAGCGTGCAATGGCTGCTTTCGTTTTAGCCGTTATTGTGGATGGGCATAGGATTGGTCAAGAGGCTTGTGCTAATGCAGGGCTTATAGATGTCTGCCTGAGACATCTGCAACCTGAAAATCCAAATGATGCTCAGACAGAGCCTTTGCTCTTGCAATGGCTTTGTTTATGCCTTGGCAAACTTTGGGAAGATTTCCCTGAGGCTCAGTTACTTGGTCTGCAATCAAACGCACCGGAAATTGTTATATGCTTATTGTCAGAGCCTCAACCTGAA GTCAGAGCTTCTGCTGTTTTTGCACTTGGAAATCTTGTggatattggatctccatcacTGAATGGAGCTGACGacgattctgatgatgatgaaaagGTGAGAGCTGAAATAAATGTTGTCCGAAGCCTTCTGCAGATCTCTTCAGATGGTAGCCCTCTTGTTAGATCTGAGGTTGCCGTAG CGCTTACCCGCTTTGCAATGGGGCACAATAAACATATCAAATCTGTTGCCGCCGAGTACTGGAAACCTCAAACCAATTCACTGCTCAAGTCATTACCATCGTTGGCTAATATTAATTCGAGCAATGTTTACAGTCCCAGCAGCTTAATACAAGGTAGCAGTGGCCTTGCCTCACATATTGGTCCCGTTTTAAGGGTTGGCAGTGATAACAGTGCCACTGCTCGTGATGGAAGAATCTCTACGAGCAGCCCGATTGCAACAAATAGCATCATGCATGGTTCTCCACAGTCAGATGATTCTTCCCAACACTCTGATTCAGGCATATTACTGAGAGAGAATGCAAGTAATGGTGGTCTCAACTACTCAAGATCGAGGCCTATTGATAATGGGATCTATTCCCAATTTATAGCAACTATGTGCAATGTTGCTAAAGATCCTTACCCAAGAATTGCAAGTATTGGGAAAAGGGCATTGTCCCTCATAGGTGTTGAGCAAGTAAGCATGAGAAACAGTAGACTTAGCAATGGAGGTGCACACCCAGGAGAGACATCTGTGCCCCCTTCATCAAACTTTGGAATGGCACGCTCCTCTTCCTGGTTTGATATGAACTCTG GAAATTTCTCGATGGCCTTTAGGACTCCTCCTGTTAGTCCCCCTCAGCATGACTACCTCACAGGATTGCGCCGAGTGTGCTCGATGGAGTTCAGACCACATGTTTTGAACTCACCTGATGGCTTAGCTGATCCGCTTTTAAGCTCCAGTGCAGCCCCCAGCAACATGGGGCTCGATATACTTCCCCAATCATTAATTTACAGATGGAGTTGTGGTCACTTTTCTAGGCCACTTCTAACTGGTTCTGATGATAACGAGGAAGCAAATGCTAGAAGAGAAGAGCGAGAACGAATTGCAATGGATTGCATTGCTAAATGCCAACGATCTT CTTGCAAGATGACCAGCCAAATTGCTAGCTGGGATACGAGGTTTGAGTTGGGTACAAAAGCATCATTGTTGTTGCCATTTTCTCCTATTGTTGTTGCTGCGGATGAAAATGAGCAAATACG AGTATGGAACTATGACGATGCGCTGCCAGTGAATACTTTTGAAAACCACAAGTTATCTGACAGAGGCCTATCTAAACTTTTGCTGATCAATGAGCTTGATGATAGCTTGTTGTTAGTTGGCTCAA GTGATGGAAATGTCCGCATATGGAGAAACTATACTCAAAAGGGAGGACAAAAACTTGTAACTGCTTTCTCATCAGTTCAAGGCTATCGAAGTGCTGGTCGCAGTATTGTATTTGATTGGCAGCAACAGTCGGGTTATCTG TATGCATCTGGTGACATGTCCTCTATCCTTGTATGGGATCTTGACAAGGAACAACTTGTCAACACCATCCAGTCAACTGCTGATAGCGGGATTTCAGCTCTT TCTGCATCTCAGGTTCGATGTGGCCAATTCGCTGCTGGTTTTCTTGATGCATCTGTCAGGATATTTGACGTGCGTACACCTGATAG GCTAGTATATACAGCAAGACCACATGCCCCAAGATCAGAAAAGGTTGTTGGTATAGGATTTCAGCCTGGGTTTGATCCCTACAAG ATTGTAAGTGCATCTCAAGCTGGAGACATTCAGTTCCTTGATGTTAGAAGGGCATCTGAACCCTACCTCACTATTGAAGCACATAGGGGTTCATTAATGGCATTAGCTGTTCATCGGCATGCCCCAGTTATTGCAAGCGGCTCAGCCAAGCAGATGATCAAAGTGTTTAGTCTTGAAGGAGAACAGTTGACAATAATTCGCTACCAGCCATCTTTTATGGGTCAACGAATAGGCAGCGTAAACTGCCTTTCTTTCCACCGATACAAATCACTCCTTGCCGCTGGTGCTGGTGATAATGCTCTTGTTTCTATCTACGCGGAGGACAATTACCAAGTACGATGA